From Halodesulfovibrio aestuarii DSM 17919 = ATCC 29578, the proteins below share one genomic window:
- a CDS encoding ABC transporter permease, with translation MEHAPTSEITPSVILRRVLYRVCKKIGMTMLILFGITVISFWVIHLAPGSPTDLQTTLNPQVGAAARARLERLYELDQPLHVQYYRWVKRIARFDFGTSMSGDHRPVWDKIKERMPLTIGMNVTSLILTLLFAIPIGVGAAYYQGQWFDKASTVFVFIGFAMPGFWLALLLMLYFGIYLQWLPISGLTSLDYHNLSFWGKAGDLAKHLAMPIFIYTFGSLAGMSRFMRSSMLEVLRQDFILTAKAKGLPLRTVIYKHALRNALLPVITILGLSIPSLIGGSVIIESIFALPGLGQLFYASVLARDYPMIMGNLVLGAVLTLAGNMIADLCYGLADPRIRNTGGNA, from the coding sequence ATGGAACATGCGCCTACGAGCGAGATAACGCCTTCAGTTATCCTACGCCGCGTCTTATACAGAGTTTGTAAGAAGATTGGCATGACCATGCTGATTCTCTTCGGCATTACGGTCATAAGCTTTTGGGTTATTCATCTTGCTCCCGGCTCTCCTACCGATTTACAGACGACATTGAACCCGCAGGTGGGTGCGGCAGCCCGCGCCCGCCTCGAACGTCTGTACGAACTGGATCAGCCTCTGCATGTTCAGTATTATAGGTGGGTCAAACGCATAGCGCGCTTTGATTTCGGTACATCCATGTCCGGTGACCATCGGCCGGTATGGGATAAAATAAAAGAACGAATGCCGCTTACCATAGGCATGAACGTTACCTCACTGATACTCACCCTGCTTTTTGCAATACCTATCGGGGTGGGAGCCGCCTACTATCAAGGGCAATGGTTCGACAAAGCGAGTACAGTCTTTGTCTTTATCGGATTTGCTATGCCCGGATTCTGGCTTGCACTTCTGCTGATGCTCTACTTCGGCATCTACCTGCAATGGCTCCCTATCTCCGGACTAACCTCGCTGGATTACCACAACTTATCTTTCTGGGGAAAAGCGGGAGACCTGGCGAAACATTTGGCGATGCCGATCTTCATTTATACATTTGGCAGCCTTGCCGGCATGTCTCGATTCATGCGTTCCTCAATGCTTGAAGTGTTACGACAGGATTTTATTCTTACCGCAAAAGCAAAGGGACTGCCGTTGCGCACTGTTATCTATAAACATGCTCTCCGAAACGCCCTGCTTCCGGTCATTACAATCCTCGGCCTTTCCATTCCAAGCCTTATCGGCGGATCAGTTATCATTGAATCAATTTTTGCGTTACCAGGACTTGGGCAGCTTTTCTATGCATCTGTTCTCGCACGAGACTATCCTATGATTATGGGGAACCTTGTGCTCGGAGCGGTACTCACACTCGCAGGCAACATGATAGCCGACCTTTGTTACGGCCTAGCTGACCCTCGAATCCGTAATACAGGAGGTAATGCATAA
- a CDS encoding ABC transporter permease: MLPVTSRAFWSQYGMLIIGLVIVGTMTLAAVFSPFLSPFDPDALNLDYILQPPSLGHLMGTDALGRDIFSRMLHGARISLWVGFVAVGISISIGLILGLIAGYFRGWVDEIIMRFVDVMLCFPSFFLILSVIAFLEPSLVNIMIVIGLTSWMGVARLVRAETLSLRERDFVAASRLTGASSTRIIIQHILPNALAPVLVSATLGVAGAILTESALSFLGLGVQPPTASWGNMLLEGKQVLEIAPWLSMFPGCAILITVLGYNLLGESLRDLLDPRLKR; the protein is encoded by the coding sequence ATGCTTCCTGTCACCTCCCGTGCTTTTTGGAGCCAATATGGGATGCTCATAATCGGCCTCGTCATTGTGGGAACCATGACGCTAGCCGCCGTTTTTTCCCCGTTCCTTTCACCTTTTGATCCAGACGCACTAAACCTTGACTACATCCTTCAACCGCCTTCTCTTGGTCATCTTATGGGGACAGATGCTCTTGGACGCGATATTTTCTCACGAATGCTTCATGGAGCACGCATTTCTTTATGGGTTGGATTTGTGGCTGTCGGTATTTCGATTTCTATCGGGCTTATACTCGGACTTATTGCTGGATATTTCCGAGGCTGGGTAGATGAAATCATTATGCGTTTTGTTGATGTGATGCTCTGCTTCCCGTCATTCTTTCTTATCCTTTCTGTTATCGCCTTCCTTGAACCGAGTTTAGTCAATATTATGATAGTCATCGGACTTACTTCATGGATGGGAGTCGCCCGACTTGTACGGGCAGAAACATTAAGTCTGAGGGAAAGAGACTTTGTTGCTGCGTCGCGCCTTACCGGTGCATCATCCACCCGCATAATCATACAGCATATCCTGCCCAACGCTCTTGCACCGGTGCTTGTTTCCGCGACTCTCGGAGTAGCCGGAGCAATTCTCACAGAATCTGCACTCAGCTTTCTCGGACTCGGCGTTCAGCCACCGACAGCAAGTTGGGGCAACATGCTTCTGGAAGGAAAACAAGTGTTGGAAATTGCACCATGGCTCTCTATGTTCCCCGGTTGCGCTATTCTTATCACAGTGCTCGGCTACAATTTACTTGGTGAAAGCCTTCGCGATCTACTAGACCCACGTTTGAAGCGCTAG
- a CDS encoding DNA repair protein RecN, with the protein MLELLRIRHLALIDDMELEFSGKMNVLTGETGAGKSFILKALNFLTGEKMRADLVRAGEEKAQVEAIFLINDEEYIIRRELVAATGRSRLYINDKLSSQETIRTLKPKLLVHTSQHGQQQLLQPAFQEKLLNSFLQRPDLFEKRNTVVKTLRDIAAQQDELRERARNLEDKRDFLEFQQKEIAKVAPVTGEEEELEAKKQETREQGLVQEAVDHTLGLFYTDSGGLAEMISRLENSLDDVCRYIPEYQPDVERIMEFRHSLGEIESRLRNQPMNKPDEDSIEEIEARLYELSQLKRKLNRSLDEIVNMQEEIEENLTFLDTCNLDLILLEKQEDEARTTLQNILQQINELRETKGSELCRAIETELKTLGFSEHVHVEFDFTPTEIYPECFEHKARLIWVPNPGQSPQPLDKIASGGELSRFLLAVVGLMNKDETPTLIFDEVDAGIGGITLNYVADALTKLAERQQMLLITHWPQLAARAEKHFLVHKDVRSSATFTSCDALSETGIRHEYERMAGGGQQGEALAHKLLGTG; encoded by the coding sequence ATGCTCGAACTTCTCCGAATCCGTCATCTTGCGTTAATTGACGATATGGAACTTGAGTTTTCCGGCAAGATGAATGTTCTCACCGGCGAAACAGGTGCCGGCAAAAGCTTTATCTTAAAGGCACTCAATTTTCTAACAGGCGAAAAAATGCGCGCAGATCTTGTACGCGCCGGTGAAGAAAAAGCACAGGTTGAAGCTATTTTTCTTATCAATGATGAAGAGTACATCATCCGAAGAGAGCTAGTGGCAGCAACAGGCCGAAGCCGACTGTACATCAACGACAAACTGAGCTCACAAGAAACTATTCGAACGCTAAAACCTAAATTGCTGGTCCATACAAGCCAGCACGGTCAGCAACAACTGTTACAGCCAGCCTTTCAGGAAAAACTATTAAATAGTTTTCTTCAACGTCCCGATCTTTTTGAAAAACGAAATACTGTTGTAAAAACGTTGCGTGACATTGCTGCTCAACAGGATGAGTTACGGGAACGCGCGCGCAATCTGGAAGATAAGCGCGATTTTCTGGAATTTCAGCAAAAAGAAATTGCAAAAGTAGCTCCAGTTACCGGAGAAGAAGAAGAGCTCGAAGCTAAAAAGCAGGAAACTCGTGAGCAAGGTCTGGTTCAAGAAGCTGTAGATCACACATTAGGACTGTTTTATACAGACAGCGGCGGCTTGGCTGAAATGATCAGCCGTCTTGAAAACAGTCTTGATGACGTTTGCCGCTATATCCCGGAGTACCAGCCAGATGTTGAACGCATTATGGAGTTCCGTCACTCACTGGGAGAAATTGAAAGCCGGCTGCGCAACCAGCCTATGAACAAACCGGACGAAGATTCCATTGAAGAAATAGAAGCCCGACTTTACGAACTTTCGCAACTTAAACGTAAGCTCAACCGCTCTCTTGATGAGATCGTAAACATGCAGGAAGAAATTGAAGAAAATCTGACTTTTCTAGATACCTGCAACCTTGATCTCATCCTTCTTGAAAAGCAGGAAGATGAAGCACGCACTACACTTCAAAATATTTTACAGCAAATTAATGAGCTGCGTGAAACAAAGGGCAGCGAACTTTGCCGTGCCATTGAGACTGAACTAAAGACTCTCGGCTTCTCTGAACATGTTCACGTGGAGTTTGATTTTACTCCCACCGAAATTTATCCGGAATGCTTTGAACATAAAGCACGTCTCATATGGGTGCCAAACCCTGGACAATCGCCGCAGCCGTTGGATAAAATTGCATCCGGCGGTGAACTTTCCCGATTCTTACTCGCTGTTGTCGGACTCATGAACAAAGATGAGACACCTACGCTTATTTTTGACGAGGTGGATGCAGGCATTGGCGGCATTACACTTAATTATGTTGCAGATGCACTGACCAAGCTTGCGGAACGTCAGCAAATGCTGTTGATTACTCACTGGCCGCAGCTTGCAGCGCGTGCAGAAAAGCACTTCCTCGTACATAAAGATGTCCGGAGCAGTGCAACATTCACAAGCTGCGACGCTCTGTCCGAAACCGGCATTCGCCATGAATATGAACGGATGGCTGGCGGCGGACAACAAGGTGAGGCTCTCGCCCACAAACTGTTAGGAACTGGATAA
- the rnr gene encoding ribonuclease R, translating into MVKKRKPKSGECPISPKDILELFREVKRPIKMNDFYRFLHLSKRWRRDLEDMIEHLEKDGKIIRLRGGAWGLTKNLHLLTGKLQVQRSGVGFVLLDDKRRADIFVAPSAFGNAMHGDTVVVALLPGGRGKNQEGRIVRILKRARATITCRVIKKMGKSGYICRPTDSRLTFSILATGDVLERRPRKNELLVVEPREQLEAGLWAAEILESLGDEEDGNVQERLVKINHDIPMSFPDEVTEAAKGLPAVPSEEDFVDRIDLRNLDFVTIDGATARDFDDAVYVEEQRDGYRLWVAIADVSHYVQEDSVLDQEAVQRANSYYFPQSVEPMFPVELSNGLCSLNPRVPRLAMVAETYFYADGTYGKSKFYPAVIQSKARLTYGQVKRALLDKDEKERAVISPVLPMLERAEELARLLKQKRSDRGSLDFDVPEAQITFDVSGAPIAIDRKIRHFGHMMIEEFMIAANEAVARFLTEVEVPFLYRIHPAPELDKLSGLFKMLHRTELGESFPKEPTPENLQVVLKIAEGTEQEFVVHRLTLRTMMQAQYTAIHQTHFGLASDCYCHFTSPIRRYADLIVHRALKHALKVKGYEHIRGVDKVQAIGEHLNKRERVAMEAEREILKRITALYMLTQVGAEFTGVISGVAEFGFWAELEEVMAEGMVRLSSIDDDYYVYLSERNELIGERTGRRFALGQVVKVWLYDVNLARMEINLKLREEDALGEDTSDENGE; encoded by the coding sequence ATGGTAAAAAAAAGAAAACCGAAATCCGGCGAATGCCCGATTTCACCTAAAGATATACTTGAGCTTTTTCGTGAAGTGAAACGTCCGATAAAGATGAATGACTTTTATCGCTTTTTGCATTTAAGCAAGCGATGGAGGCGTGATCTTGAGGATATGATTGAACATCTCGAAAAAGATGGAAAAATAATCCGTTTGCGCGGTGGTGCATGGGGATTAACAAAAAATCTTCACCTACTCACAGGCAAATTGCAGGTGCAGCGTTCCGGTGTAGGTTTTGTCCTGCTGGATGATAAACGTCGTGCTGACATTTTTGTAGCCCCGTCTGCCTTTGGGAATGCAATGCATGGCGACACTGTTGTTGTAGCGTTGTTACCGGGGGGTAGAGGTAAAAATCAGGAAGGACGCATCGTCCGGATTTTGAAGCGTGCCCGAGCTACAATTACCTGCCGTGTTATTAAGAAAATGGGTAAGAGCGGCTATATTTGTCGTCCGACAGACTCCCGTCTAACCTTCTCAATTCTTGCTACAGGCGATGTCCTTGAACGTCGTCCTCGTAAAAATGAATTGCTGGTGGTTGAACCTCGTGAGCAGCTTGAAGCCGGATTATGGGCCGCTGAAATTCTTGAAAGCCTTGGCGACGAGGAAGACGGTAATGTGCAGGAACGTCTGGTTAAAATAAATCACGATATTCCAATGAGTTTTCCCGATGAAGTTACAGAAGCTGCAAAGGGCTTGCCTGCTGTTCCATCTGAAGAAGATTTTGTTGATCGTATTGATTTGCGCAATCTTGATTTTGTCACCATTGATGGGGCGACGGCTCGTGACTTTGATGATGCTGTGTACGTCGAAGAGCAGCGTGACGGCTATCGTTTGTGGGTAGCAATTGCTGATGTAAGCCACTATGTGCAGGAAGATTCTGTGCTGGATCAGGAGGCTGTTCAGCGTGCCAACTCATACTACTTCCCGCAGTCTGTGGAGCCGATGTTTCCTGTGGAACTGTCAAATGGATTATGCAGCTTGAATCCACGAGTCCCTCGTTTGGCGATGGTTGCTGAGACATACTTCTATGCAGACGGAACCTATGGTAAGTCTAAATTTTATCCGGCAGTAATCCAGAGTAAAGCGCGATTGACTTATGGTCAGGTAAAGCGTGCCTTGCTGGATAAGGATGAAAAAGAACGAGCAGTTATTTCTCCTGTTTTACCGATGCTTGAAAGGGCTGAGGAACTGGCAAGGCTATTGAAACAGAAGCGAAGTGATCGCGGAAGTCTTGATTTTGATGTTCCGGAAGCACAAATAACCTTTGATGTTTCCGGTGCTCCGATTGCTATTGATCGAAAGATTCGTCATTTCGGGCATATGATGATTGAGGAATTTATGATTGCCGCAAACGAGGCGGTGGCACGATTCCTTACCGAGGTTGAGGTTCCGTTCCTGTATCGTATTCATCCGGCTCCTGAGCTGGATAAGTTGTCTGGACTGTTCAAGATGCTGCATCGTACTGAACTTGGTGAGTCATTCCCGAAGGAACCGACGCCGGAAAACTTGCAAGTCGTATTAAAAATTGCAGAAGGAACCGAGCAGGAGTTTGTCGTTCATCGGCTTACACTGCGAACCATGATGCAGGCGCAGTACACTGCCATTCATCAGACTCACTTCGGTCTTGCTTCGGACTGCTATTGTCATTTCACGTCTCCAATTCGCCGTTACGCGGACCTTATTGTACACCGTGCACTGAAACATGCGCTGAAGGTAAAAGGGTATGAGCATATCCGTGGTGTAGATAAAGTTCAGGCTATCGGAGAACATCTTAATAAGCGTGAACGTGTGGCAATGGAAGCAGAACGCGAAATTCTGAAACGCATCACTGCGTTATACATGTTGACTCAGGTTGGTGCAGAATTCACAGGCGTTATTTCCGGCGTTGCAGAATTTGGTTTCTGGGCGGAGCTGGAAGAAGTTATGGCAGAAGGCATGGTGCGGTTGTCTAGCATTGATGACGATTACTATGTGTATCTTTCAGAGCGGAATGAGCTTATAGGCGAGCGGACTGGACGCAGGTTTGCATTAGGGCAGGTTGTAAAAGTCTGGCTCTATGATGTTAACTTGGCTCGAATGGAAATTAATCTGAAGTTACGGGAAGAGGACGCCTTAGGCGAAGATACTTCTGACGAGAACGGCGAATAG
- the lpxK gene encoding tetraacyldisaccharide 4'-kinase, giving the protein MSSLPIQRALFPLLYPISKIYSFAMSYRRKQYEAGAKEQFSPKAPCVAVGNISWGGTGKTPVVSWLLEWAERNHYSSVVLSRGYKASPPKTPYLVTPESTAAQAGDEPVMLANAHRKARIVVDPVRRRSGAWAEKKFRPELLVLDDGFQHLAVKRDLNLVLLKPEDLTTEWDRVIPAGSWREDQSALSRAHAFLIKVDSLAPLKSVIKDRLAQFGVPVFSFSLVPQQLVPVSAAAIEAFEKAKEKHQTVILKNYILFNGVGEPAQVEETAKKFMGRSPYKHQRFADHHAYTEAEIAEMGNVGLPLLCTPKDAVKVPEVLGVEVWTFALSTKFGDSMFTGKLFADWWQEEWNAMRDASGTRKKITKKSAVATSAPRPVLKNEK; this is encoded by the coding sequence ATGTCTTCACTGCCGATCCAGCGGGCATTGTTCCCACTTTTATATCCAATTAGTAAAATTTATTCCTTTGCTATGTCGTATCGACGTAAACAGTACGAAGCGGGAGCAAAAGAGCAGTTTTCCCCCAAAGCGCCTTGTGTTGCTGTAGGGAATATCAGCTGGGGGGGGACTGGAAAAACTCCAGTTGTCAGCTGGCTGTTGGAATGGGCAGAGCGTAATCATTATTCATCAGTGGTTCTTTCCCGTGGTTATAAGGCGTCACCGCCAAAAACTCCGTATCTTGTTACTCCGGAAAGTACTGCAGCGCAGGCAGGGGATGAGCCTGTTATGCTTGCCAATGCACACCGCAAAGCTCGTATTGTTGTCGATCCGGTTCGGAGACGTTCAGGAGCGTGGGCGGAAAAAAAGTTTCGACCGGAACTTTTGGTACTTGATGACGGCTTTCAGCATCTGGCAGTGAAACGTGATTTGAATCTGGTTCTGCTTAAACCAGAAGACTTGACTACTGAGTGGGATAGAGTGATCCCCGCAGGTTCATGGCGTGAAGATCAAAGTGCGTTGTCTCGCGCACATGCTTTTTTGATAAAAGTTGACTCGCTTGCTCCACTAAAAAGTGTTATAAAAGATAGGCTTGCTCAGTTCGGTGTGCCAGTATTCAGCTTTTCTCTGGTACCGCAACAGCTTGTTCCGGTAAGTGCAGCAGCGATTGAAGCCTTTGAAAAAGCAAAAGAAAAGCATCAAACTGTCATATTAAAAAATTATATTCTGTTTAATGGGGTAGGGGAACCTGCGCAGGTTGAAGAAACAGCTAAAAAATTTATGGGCCGCTCTCCTTACAAACATCAGCGTTTTGCAGATCATCACGCATACACTGAGGCAGAAATTGCGGAGATGGGGAACGTAGGGCTGCCATTGCTATGCACACCTAAAGACGCCGTGAAGGTTCCGGAGGTCTTAGGGGTTGAAGTTTGGACGTTTGCTTTGAGCACAAAGTTTGGTGATTCCATGTTCACGGGGAAATTATTTGCTGACTGGTGGCAGGAAGAATGGAATGCCATGCGGGATGCTTCCGGTACTAGAAAGAAAATAACGAAGAAATCGGCTGTTGCAACGTCTGCACCGCGTCCCGTCTTAAAAAATGAAAAATAA
- a CDS encoding Bax inhibitor-1/YccA family protein, giving the protein MLGRNAAAPNVRRAELVNVYLRGVYGWMMLGLLVTAVCAFLTATTPAVQQLVFGSQFSFFALIIAEFGLVMYLSARIAKLSAGAATGLFLLYSALNGVTLSVILLVYAASTISSAFFTAAGMFGAMSLYGMTTKRDLTSMGSFMMMGLFGIIIATVVNIFIGSTMMELVISAIGVIVFTGLTAYDTQRLAEMGETMPANDATAVRRGTILGALTLYLDFINLFLMLLRLFGSARD; this is encoded by the coding sequence ATGTTAGGACGAAATGCAGCAGCGCCAAATGTACGCCGTGCAGAACTTGTGAATGTGTATCTTCGTGGCGTCTATGGCTGGATGATGCTGGGTCTTCTTGTGACTGCGGTCTGTGCATTTTTAACTGCAACTACTCCTGCTGTTCAACAGCTTGTTTTTGGCAGCCAGTTCAGCTTTTTCGCACTGATTATTGCTGAGTTTGGACTTGTAATGTATTTGAGTGCCCGTATTGCCAAACTTTCCGCAGGTGCAGCTACTGGGTTGTTCCTACTGTATAGTGCGCTTAATGGTGTAACCCTGTCTGTAATTCTTCTTGTGTACGCAGCAAGTACTATCTCTTCAGCATTCTTTACCGCAGCTGGTATGTTCGGTGCAATGAGCTTGTATGGCATGACAACCAAGCGCGACCTGACAAGCATGGGTAGCTTCATGATGATGGGGCTGTTCGGTATTATCATCGCGACCGTCGTGAACATCTTTATTGGCTCTACCATGATGGAACTGGTTATTAGCGCAATCGGCGTAATCGTATTTACCGGTTTGACCGCATACGATACGCAGCGTCTCGCAGAAATGGGTGAAACTATGCCTGCTAACGATGCTACCGCAGTTCGTCGTGGTACTATTCTTGGTGCACTAACTTTGTACCTCGACTTTATTAACTTGTTCCTGATGTTGCTTCGTTTGTTTGGATCAGCTAGAGACTAA
- a CDS encoding (Fe-S)-binding protein, which produces MSDSKQHPEKECGGSFIESVAQLLPEGGNLNMCLTCGACSAGCPATGLEDMDPRKFLRLAALGMDEEITTTPWVWMCTMCQRCTYVCPMQINIPQLVYKARQAWPREDRPKGIVDSCDVALRNPGHSAMGASSEDFKFVVEDVLEEVQTEQEGMEDLKVPFDAFGKTYFLNQNSREPVTEPEEMVPLWKIMNIGAGDDWTYGSVGWAGENYCMFAADDEAWETIVRNTVKAVEDLGAKYWLNTECGHELYSFRTGLEKFGIKPKFEVLSVIRLYARWIREGVLKVNSDWNVNNVKFTVQDPCQFVRKGYGDVAADELRYVIKTCVGEENFIDTWPNKSNNYCCGGGGGSLQAGYPEARRHYGKIKNEQFVNTGAPYVIAPCHNCHSQIHDLSEHYGAGYHVVHLWTIVALALGVLGENERIYLGEDLRSCGL; this is translated from the coding sequence ATGTCAGATTCAAAGCAGCATCCTGAGAAGGAGTGCGGTGGTTCTTTCATAGAAAGTGTAGCCCAATTACTGCCGGAAGGTGGTAACCTCAACATGTGTCTTACTTGTGGTGCCTGCTCTGCAGGCTGTCCCGCAACAGGGCTTGAGGATATGGATCCACGCAAATTCTTGCGTCTTGCCGCACTTGGAATGGATGAAGAAATCACCACCACCCCTTGGGTATGGATGTGTACCATGTGTCAACGGTGCACGTATGTCTGCCCTATGCAGATTAACATTCCGCAACTCGTGTACAAGGCTCGTCAGGCCTGGCCACGTGAAGACCGCCCGAAAGGTATTGTTGACTCTTGTGACGTGGCCTTACGTAACCCTGGCCACAGCGCAATGGGCGCTTCCTCTGAAGACTTTAAGTTTGTAGTTGAAGACGTTCTTGAAGAAGTACAGACCGAACAGGAAGGTATGGAAGATCTCAAAGTACCTTTTGATGCATTCGGAAAAACCTACTTCCTCAACCAGAACTCTCGTGAGCCGGTAACTGAGCCTGAAGAAATGGTTCCTCTTTGGAAAATCATGAATATCGGCGCCGGTGACGACTGGACTTACGGCTCTGTAGGCTGGGCCGGTGAGAACTATTGTATGTTCGCAGCTGATGATGAAGCTTGGGAAACAATTGTTCGAAATACAGTTAAGGCTGTAGAGGACCTTGGTGCCAAGTATTGGCTCAACACCGAGTGTGGTCATGAGCTTTATTCATTCCGTACTGGATTGGAAAAATTTGGTATTAAGCCTAAATTTGAAGTACTTTCCGTTATTCGTCTCTACGCCCGTTGGATACGAGAGGGCGTTCTGAAAGTTAATTCAGATTGGAACGTTAATAACGTCAAATTTACCGTACAGGATCCTTGTCAGTTCGTTCGTAAAGGCTACGGCGATGTTGCAGCGGACGAGTTGCGCTACGTAATAAAAACGTGTGTCGGTGAAGAGAACTTTATTGATACATGGCCTAATAAATCCAATAACTACTGTTGCGGCGGTGGTGGTGGGTCTCTTCAGGCTGGCTACCCCGAAGCGCGCCGTCATTACGGTAAGATTAAAAACGAGCAGTTTGTTAATACTGGTGCACCGTATGTCATCGCACCATGTCATAACTGTCACTCTCAGATTCATGATCTCTCCGAACACTACGGAGCAGGCTACCATGTTGTTCATTTATGGACGATTGTTGCTCTTGCTCTCGGTGTTCTCGGTGAGAATGAACGTATATACCTTGGCGAAGATCTTCGCTCTTGTGGTTTATAG
- the greA gene encoding transcription elongation factor GreA: MSSIPISIEGFEKVKQELEALKKERPAIIQAIKEAREEGDLSENAGYDAARERQGMLEARISYIESQMSRYNVIDLKTLGGDKVTFGATVEIEDLDTGEVKKYTLLGPDEADYQNGSISALSPVGRAMLGKEEGDEFVVNAPKGRISYEVVSIEFNH; the protein is encoded by the coding sequence ATGAGTAGTATTCCTATTTCAATTGAAGGCTTTGAAAAAGTTAAACAAGAGCTTGAGGCTCTAAAAAAAGAGCGCCCAGCAATCATTCAGGCTATTAAAGAAGCCCGTGAAGAAGGCGACCTGAGCGAAAACGCAGGGTACGATGCTGCACGTGAGCGTCAGGGTATGCTCGAAGCACGTATCTCCTACATCGAATCTCAGATGTCTCGCTACAACGTTATCGACCTTAAAACCCTCGGTGGCGATAAAGTAACTTTTGGCGCAACTGTAGAAATTGAAGATCTCGATACTGGCGAAGTAAAAAAATATACCCTGCTCGGACCAGATGAAGCTGACTATCAAAATGGCAGTATTTCTGCGCTTTCCCCTGTTGGCAGAGCAATGCTCGGCAAAGAAGAGGGCGACGAATTTGTTGTAAACGCACCTAAGGGACGTATCTCTTACGAAGTAGTTTCCATCGAGTTCAATCACTAA
- a CDS encoding tetratricopeptide repeat protein, giving the protein MDGSHQKQPIRGAFSAEKLVRVGFGATKRTNKIVVMLYAEQEGNGDIILWKLNKNHIPFEKYDKVSFETLMAEYLPEPAFYQENIYPAMRKVAQGIARGDRLRVNGQPYGAEVEYLQVLDMDEENVRATFGLGLTYLERNEIDKGQEVFSKLVEMEAAFAEEHKHMFNDFGIKLRKNKMYDQALQFYSRAQKLSALDEHLLYNMGRVLVEIKEYKKARVMLAKAVEVNPEFAEAVKALEILDKKLSHAV; this is encoded by the coding sequence ATGGATGGTAGCCATCAGAAACAGCCTATTCGGGGGGCGTTTTCTGCTGAAAAACTGGTGCGGGTGGGCTTTGGTGCAACGAAGCGGACAAATAAAATCGTTGTAATGTTATATGCAGAGCAGGAAGGTAATGGAGACATTATCTTATGGAAGCTGAACAAGAACCATATCCCATTTGAAAAGTACGACAAAGTTTCATTTGAGACTCTTATGGCAGAGTACTTACCTGAACCGGCATTTTACCAAGAAAATATTTATCCGGCTATGCGCAAGGTTGCTCAGGGGATTGCCAGAGGTGACCGTCTGCGTGTGAATGGACAACCCTATGGGGCTGAGGTTGAATATCTTCAGGTTCTGGATATGGACGAGGAGAATGTTCGTGCGACATTTGGTCTTGGGCTAACATATTTAGAACGGAACGAGATAGATAAAGGGCAGGAAGTTTTTTCGAAGCTGGTAGAAATGGAAGCGGCCTTTGCTGAAGAGCATAAACATATGTTTAACGATTTTGGTATCAAACTTCGTAAAAATAAAATGTATGATCAGGCATTGCAATTCTATAGCAGAGCACAAAAACTTTCAGCATTGGATGAACATTTGCTTTATAATATGGGGCGGGTGCTTGTTGAAATAAAAGAATATAAAAAAGCTCGGGTCATGCTGGCTAAGGCTGTAGAAGTGAATCCAGAATTTGCTGAAGCCGTAAAGGCCCTTGAAATCCTAGATAAAAAGCTAAGTCACGCAGTGTAA